The Gammaproteobacteria bacterium genome contains the following window.
AACACCACCGGCGCTACGGTGCTGCTGCCATAGTGAACAGCGCCGGATGTCGATATCCCGGCCCTGGGCACTTATTGAGCGGTCCAGCCGCCATCCACGGCCACGATCGTTCCTGTCATGTAGGATGCCTCGTCAGAAGCCAGGAAAACGATCACGTTCGCGATTTCGTCGGGTTGCCCGAAACGTTTCAGAAGCGTGTTATCCACGACGTTTTGCCGTTCGAGTTCGGGGTTTGTCGAACTCTCGATGATGTCTTCCAGTAACGCCGTCGCAACCGGGCCCGGGGCGACGCAATTGACGCGTATCCCATCGGTGGCATGGTCGATCGCCAGGGATTTCGTGAGTTGCACAACGCCGCCTTTCGAGGCGCTGTAGGCGGCTATCTCGGCGCCGCCGACCAGCCCGAGTTCGGATGCAATGTTGACGATGACCCCTTTATGCTGGTGCTGCATGACCGGGATGACTGCCTTGCAGCACAGGAACACGCCTTTGAGGTTGATGCCCATCAGGCGATCCCATTCATCCACGGTGGTGTCAGGAATCCTTTTTGCCAGCTCCACGCCGGCATTGTTGATCAGTATGTCAAGGCGGCCGTAGGTTGCCAGCGTTTTATCGACCAGTGCAGCCACTTGTGATTCGCTGCTGACGTCGGTTTGTATAAAACAGGCTTCAGCGCCTTGTCGTGTCAGCCGGTCTGTTTCTAGTTGAGCGTCTTGAACGTCCGCCAGGACGACTCTGGCGCCTTCGGCGGCCATCCGCTCGGCTGTTGCATACCCAATCCCGGATTTTGCGCCCGTAACGATCGCGACCTGATTGTCGAATCTCATGGTGAGGAACCCTGCGGCCTGCCTTGGGAAAAGATTTTATACCCCATAGCTGCCAGGAGGGTTGCCGGGGGGGCGGGCAAGCTGGCCGGGATGCCGCCGGCCAGCTTGCCGTCCAACCACGCTGTTTCAGCCTGCCTTGCGTGCAAGCCCGGCGTCGTTGCGCAGCAACTCGGCCTTGTCGGTTTTCTCCCAGGTGAACCCGGGCTCGTCGCGACCGAAGTGGCCGTTGGATGCGGTCTGGCGATAAACCGGACGCAGCAGGTCGAGCATCTGGATGATGCCCTTGGGGCGCAGGTCGAAGTGCTCGCGGATCAAGGCTTCGATGCGTGTCTCGTCGACCTTGGCGGTGCCGAAGGTTTCGACGTGTACCGAAACCGGTTCGGCGATGCCGATGGCGTATGCCACCTGCACCTCGCATTTGTCCGCGAGCCCCGCAGCGACGATATTCTTCGCGACATAACGCGCGGCGTAGGCGGCGGAACGATCGACCTTGGACGGGTCCTTGCCGGAGAAGGCGCCGCCGCCGTGGCGCCCCACACCGCCGTAGGTGTCGACGATGATCTTACGGCCGGTAAGCCCGCAGTCGCCTACAGGGCCGCCGATCACGAAGCGTCCGGTCGGATTGACGAAGTACTTGGTCTCGGCGGAAAGCATGGTCTCGGGGAGCACCGGTTTGATGACGTGTTCCATCACCGCTTCCTTGAGTTCGTCGTAGCCGATCTCCTCGTCGTGCTGGGTGGACAGCACCACGGCATCGATGGCCTTGGGCGCACCGTCTTCGTAACGCACCGAAACCTGGGATTTGCAGTCCGGACGCAGCCAGGATAATTCGCCGGATTTGCGCACCTCGCTTTGGCGTTTGGTGAGCAGATGTGCGTAGTGGATGGGCATGGGCATGAAACCGGCCGTCTCGTTGGTGGCGTAG
Protein-coding sequences here:
- a CDS encoding glucose 1-dehydrogenase, translated to MRFDNQVAIVTGAKSGIGYATAERMAAEGARVVLADVQDAQLETDRLTRQGAEACFIQTDVSSESQVAALVDKTLATYGRLDILINNAGVELAKRIPDTTVDEWDRLMGINLKGVFLCCKAVIPVMQHQHKGVIVNIASELGLVGGAEIAAYSASKGGVVQLTKSLAIDHATDGIRVNCVAPGPVATALLEDIIESSTNPELERQNVVDNTLLKRFGQPDEIANVIVFLASDEASYMTGTIVAVDGGWTAQ
- the metK gene encoding methionine adenosyltransferase, with the protein product MARDYIITSESVGEGHPDKVADNVSDAILDALLSEDPTSRVACETLVNTGMAVISGEITSKATVDYTQVVRDTICDIGYDDGRMGFDGNACAVLIALDKQSPDIAQGVNEGSGLDLNQGAGDQGLMYGYATNETAGFMPMPIHYAHLLTKRQSEVRKSGELSWLRPDCKSQVSVRYEDGAPKAIDAVVLSTQHDEEIGYDELKEAVMEHVIKPVLPETMLSAETKYFVNPTGRFVIGGPVGDCGLTGRKIIVDTYGGVGRHGGGAFSGKDPSKVDRSAAYAARYVAKNIVAAGLADKCEVQVAYAIGIAEPVSVHVETFGTAKVDETRIEALIREHFDLRPKGIIQMLDLLRPVYRQTASNGHFGRDEPGFTWEKTDKAELLRNDAGLARKAG